A genomic segment from Thiomicrorhabdus aquaedulcis encodes:
- the ccoS gene encoding cbb3-type cytochrome oxidase assembly protein CcoS — protein MDVIYGLIPMMLIFGFLVVVVFIWMAKSGQFDDMDGAANRIFMEDEYPKERSSNASNATKELKPQETSNHAKVSSGEEAHQASARNEEDLKK, from the coding sequence ATGGACGTGATTTATGGATTGATTCCAATGATGCTTATTTTTGGATTTTTAGTGGTGGTGGTGTTTATTTGGATGGCCAAATCGGGGCAGTTTGATGACATGGACGGTGCGGCTAATCGAATTTTTATGGAAGATGAGTATCCTAAAGAGCGTAGCTCAAATGCGTCTAACGCAACAAAAGAACTTAAACCCCAAGAAACTTCAAATCATGCAAAAGTTTCTTCGGGCGAAGAAGCGCATCAAGCGTCGGCAAGAAACGAAGAAGACCTAAAAAAATAA
- a CDS encoding Hpt domain-containing protein: protein MATPVDVSNLEMLKEVIGDDLKDILQSYLETTPDLIQKISTAITMENAANLQLHAHTLKGSSANIGAVQLPVTCQQLEKLAKEGTINAQSKELFAQINIENREVNQFLSSYINTF, encoded by the coding sequence ATGGCTACGCCTGTTGATGTCAGTAATTTAGAAATGCTTAAGGAAGTCATTGGTGATGACCTAAAAGACATCTTACAAAGCTATTTGGAGACAACGCCTGATTTAATTCAAAAAATCAGTACGGCCATTACTATGGAAAACGCTGCAAACTTGCAACTACATGCTCACACGCTTAAAGGCAGCTCGGCTAACATTGGCGCTGTTCAATTACCCGTAACGTGTCAGCAACTTGAAAAACTAGCCAAAGAAGGCACAATCAATGCCCAATCTAAAGAGTTGTTTGCGCAAATTAACATTGAAAATCGCGAGGTAAATCAATTTTTATCTTCTTACATAAACACATTCTAG
- a CDS encoding EAL domain-containing protein produces MLNSSEKAPLILIVDDDVVTRMTLSKVLSKSGYQIIEATNGSEGFSLYIQHQPNLVLMDVMMPVMDGFKATQAIRNYEQNRAVPILMLTALDDIGSIDQAFDAGATDFVTKPINWGLLGQRVKYAIRSSLIEDQLRSSQAQLAYAQKLAKLGYWEWDAPNDEVSGSSSAFNLFGVPNQPGINLEQFLAHIMPKDLPLIHQAMGEATQGQSHLQISFRVLHHDGNIAHIECLGEVTYSSDGSVLKITGSAQDISRLHRAESIIDFQSHHDALTELPNRSTFSQVLQTALQDELAEKLTAVIIFDIDRFKHINDNLGQDKGDSLLISLAQRLKRITRDSDFVARLGSDEFAIHIKNLADINELNLLINRIVFDLKAPFIVQKQELFIGFSIGLSVYPDDAHNAETLINHANIARAVAKSKGGNQFEFYRAEMNAEAKELLLLENDLRRALDNGEIEVFYQPQVDAKTLLACGSEALVRWRHPVLGIVSPVTFIPIAESTGLIVDIGHFVLSTAIKQTLKWHEQGFNQLRIGINLSGRQFTQSNLMADVQRVLDHNPLPAKFIDLEITESLAMSDAEKNINILKGLKAMGVSISIDDFGTGYSSLAYLHSFPIDTIKIDRSFVMNLGNPEGQAIARTIIAMAESLNLEVVAEGIESDAQVSFLQSKHCDIFQGFKFGRPMPAPEFYDWLVKNQHTQPS; encoded by the coding sequence ATGTTAAATTCATCTGAAAAAGCCCCGCTTATCCTAATTGTCGACGACGACGTGGTCACCCGCATGACCTTGTCAAAGGTATTAAGCAAATCTGGCTATCAAATCATCGAAGCCACTAATGGCAGTGAAGGCTTTTCGCTTTATATTCAACATCAGCCCAACTTAGTGCTTATGGACGTTATGATGCCGGTAATGGATGGCTTTAAAGCAACCCAAGCCATTCGTAATTACGAGCAAAATCGTGCCGTACCTATTTTAATGCTGACGGCACTTGACGACATTGGCTCAATCGACCAAGCGTTTGACGCCGGTGCAACCGACTTTGTTACCAAACCCATCAACTGGGGGCTGTTAGGTCAACGTGTTAAATACGCCATTCGCTCTTCTTTAATAGAAGACCAGCTGCGCAGCAGTCAAGCTCAACTGGCATACGCCCAAAAACTCGCTAAACTGGGTTATTGGGAGTGGGATGCGCCTAATGATGAAGTTTCTGGTTCAAGCTCTGCTTTTAATTTATTTGGCGTACCCAATCAACCTGGCATTAACCTTGAACAGTTTTTAGCCCACATTATGCCTAAAGACTTACCGCTGATTCATCAAGCAATGGGTGAAGCCACGCAAGGACAATCGCATCTTCAAATTAGCTTTAGGGTTTTGCACCATGATGGCAATATCGCTCATATAGAATGCTTAGGTGAAGTAACCTATAGCAGTGATGGCAGTGTCCTTAAAATAACTGGCTCTGCGCAGGACATAAGCCGCTTGCATCGTGCTGAAAGCATCATCGATTTTCAATCGCACCACGATGCACTCACCGAACTGCCTAACCGCTCAACCTTTAGTCAAGTTTTACAAACCGCGCTCCAAGATGAGCTCGCCGAAAAACTCACGGCGGTCATTATTTTTGATATCGATCGTTTTAAGCATATCAATGATAATTTAGGCCAAGATAAAGGCGACAGTTTACTTATCTCATTGGCTCAACGCTTAAAACGCATTACGCGTGATTCGGACTTTGTAGCGCGCTTAGGCAGCGATGAATTTGCTATTCATATCAAAAATCTTGCCGACATAAATGAATTAAACCTTTTAATCAATCGTATTGTATTTGATTTAAAAGCACCGTTTATTGTGCAAAAACAAGAGTTATTTATTGGTTTCAGCATTGGACTTTCAGTTTATCCCGACGACGCACACAATGCCGAAACCCTTATAAATCACGCTAATATTGCGCGTGCAGTGGCTAAATCTAAGGGTGGAAATCAGTTTGAATTTTACCGCGCCGAGATGAACGCTGAGGCTAAAGAGTTATTATTACTTGAAAACGATTTACGCCGCGCGCTGGACAACGGTGAAATTGAAGTTTTTTACCAACCTCAAGTCGACGCTAAAACCCTATTGGCCTGTGGCTCAGAAGCTTTGGTACGTTGGCGTCATCCCGTATTAGGAATTGTCTCTCCCGTTACATTTATTCCCATTGCTGAAAGCACCGGGTTAATTGTCGACATTGGTCATTTCGTCTTAAGCACTGCGATTAAACAAACGCTTAAATGGCATGAACAAGGCTTTAATCAGTTACGCATTGGCATTAACTTATCTGGTCGACAATTTACCCAGTCCAACTTAATGGCAGATGTGCAACGTGTGTTAGATCATAATCCTCTGCCAGCCAAATTCATCGATTTAGAAATTACCGAAAGCTTGGCCATGAGCGATGCCGAAAAAAATATAAACATCCTCAAAGGCTTAAAAGCCATGGGAGTGTCTATCTCAATTGATGATTTTGGTACGGGTTATTCATCATTGGCGTATTTGCACAGCTTTCCGATTGACACCATCAAAATTGACCGTTCGTTTGTAATGAACTTAGGCAACCCTGAAGGCCAAGCTATTGCTCGAACCATTATTGCAATGGCCGAAAGTTTAAATCTAGAAGTCGTAGCAGAAGGCATTGAATCGGATGCTCAGGTTAGTTTTTTGCAATCAAAACATTGCGATATTTTTCAAGGCTTTAAATTCGGCAGACCCATGCCCGCGCCAGAATTTTATGACTGGTTAGTCAAAAACCAGCACACACAACCATCGTGA
- the pip gene encoding prolyl aminopeptidase, whose product MLKSPLYPPIEPYAQHSLQVDSTHILHLEECGNPLGVPILFVHGGPGGGYSPIHRQFFNPQHYRIVLFDQRGCGKSRPHASLTNNTTAHLIEDIEKIRRLLGIDKWALFGGSWGSTLSLLYAQAYPERILGLILRGIFLCRQQDVDWFYQSGANRFYPDYWPDFIAPIAPEKHNQLINAYHEVLTGHDEIARMRAAEAWSIWEGRTSTLKANSGIVSHFGDPFHALAMARIECHYFFHQSFIEDNQILEHSQSLKHLPIYIIHGRYDMVCPINQAFELKATLPKANMTICEHAGHSAMEPEIAAALIQATDDFVLGKISV is encoded by the coding sequence ATGCTCAAATCACCGCTTTACCCACCCATTGAACCCTATGCACAACACAGCTTGCAGGTGGACAGCACGCACATTTTGCATTTAGAAGAGTGCGGCAATCCACTGGGCGTTCCTATATTATTTGTACACGGCGGTCCTGGCGGTGGTTACAGCCCCATTCATCGGCAGTTTTTTAACCCGCAACACTATCGTATTGTGTTGTTTGACCAGCGTGGCTGTGGCAAATCACGCCCACACGCCAGCTTAACCAACAATACCACCGCACACTTAATTGAAGACATAGAAAAAATTCGTCGTTTGTTAGGCATAGACAAATGGGCATTGTTTGGCGGTTCATGGGGGTCAACACTGTCACTCTTGTATGCACAAGCCTACCCAGAAAGAATACTCGGCTTAATTTTACGCGGCATTTTTTTGTGTCGGCAGCAAGATGTAGACTGGTTTTATCAAAGCGGTGCCAATCGATTTTACCCCGACTATTGGCCTGACTTTATTGCCCCCATCGCACCCGAAAAACACAACCAACTTATTAACGCTTATCACGAGGTGCTGACGGGACATGATGAAATTGCTCGCATGCGTGCTGCTGAGGCCTGGTCCATTTGGGAAGGCCGCACGTCTACCTTAAAAGCCAACAGCGGCATTGTGAGTCATTTTGGCGACCCGTTTCATGCCTTGGCTATGGCGCGTATTGAATGTCACTACTTCTTTCACCAGTCGTTTATTGAAGACAATCAAATTCTAGAACACTCTCAAAGCCTTAAACACTTACCTATTTACATCATTCATGGGCGGTACGATATGGTTTGTCCTATTAACCAAGCCTTTGAGCTTAAAGCGACCTTACCCAAAGCAAATATGACCATTTGCGAACACGCTGGGCATTCTGCAATGGAACCCGAAATTGCTGCCGCCCTTATTCAGGCAACAGATGATTTTGTCTTAGGCAAAATATCTGTTTAA
- the typA gene encoding translational GTPase TypA: protein MKTDHIRNIAIIAHVDHGKTTLVDQLLKQSGTFENTRNQTSERMMDSNDIEKERGITILAKNTAVNWNGYRINIVDTPGHADFGGEVERILSMVDSVLLLVDSVEGPMPQTRFVTEKALKQGLKPIVVINKVDRPGARPDWVLDQTFDLFDRLGATDEQMDFQVIYASGLNGFSGLDSDVREGTMEPIFQMIVDVVPSPDVDLTGPFQMQCIALDYDTYKGVIGTGRIKRGAVQAGMTVSVVDTEGKVRRGKIAEIFGYLGLEKYNVDEAHAGDIIAFSGLDPLYISDTLCDLNHPEALPPLVVDRPTVSMTFQVNDSPFVGKEGKLLTSRQIRERLDKELLTNVALRVEELEDANKFRVSGRGELHLSVLIENMRREGYEMGISRPEVIFREVDGQTHEPYENLTVDVPEESQGTIMERLGMRKAEMQDMVMDGHGRVRIDFIIPSRGLIGFRTEFMTATQGNGLIFSSFSHYGPKFTGNLGDRQNGVLISNGTGKALAFALFGLQDRGRLYIGHGEDAYEGMIVGLHSRSNDLTVNPLKGKQLTNMRASGTDEALTLVPPIRFTLEQALEFIDDDELVEVTPLSVRIRKKYLTENDRKKFSRNKD, encoded by the coding sequence ATGAAAACCGATCATATCCGCAATATTGCTATCATAGCCCACGTTGACCATGGTAAGACTACCCTTGTTGACCAACTTTTAAAACAGTCTGGTACGTTTGAAAATACGCGCAATCAAACTTCTGAGCGCATGATGGACTCTAATGATATTGAAAAAGAGCGTGGTATCACCATCCTGGCAAAAAACACCGCCGTTAACTGGAACGGTTACCGCATCAATATCGTAGACACCCCAGGCCACGCCGACTTTGGTGGTGAAGTAGAACGTATTCTATCGATGGTTGATTCAGTATTATTATTGGTTGACTCGGTTGAAGGCCCAATGCCACAAACCCGTTTTGTTACCGAAAAAGCCCTAAAACAAGGCTTAAAGCCAATCGTAGTCATTAACAAAGTTGACCGTCCAGGCGCACGTCCTGACTGGGTACTAGACCAAACTTTTGACCTATTTGACCGTTTAGGCGCTACTGACGAACAGATGGACTTTCAAGTTATTTACGCATCAGGTTTAAATGGTTTTTCTGGTTTAGACAGTGATGTTCGTGAAGGGACTATGGAGCCTATCTTCCAAATGATCGTCGATGTTGTGCCATCACCTGACGTAGACTTAACAGGTCCATTCCAGATGCAATGCATTGCATTAGATTACGACACATATAAAGGCGTTATTGGTACCGGACGTATTAAACGTGGTGCTGTGCAAGCTGGTATGACCGTTAGCGTTGTGGACACTGAAGGTAAAGTACGTCGTGGTAAAATTGCTGAAATCTTTGGTTACCTTGGCCTAGAAAAATACAATGTTGACGAAGCCCATGCCGGCGATATCATTGCGTTTTCTGGCTTAGATCCTTTGTATATCTCTGACACTTTATGCGACCTTAATCACCCTGAAGCACTGCCGCCATTAGTAGTAGATCGCCCAACTGTGAGCATGACCTTCCAAGTCAACGACTCTCCATTTGTGGGCAAAGAAGGTAAGTTACTTACTTCACGTCAAATTCGTGAGCGTTTGGACAAAGAACTTCTAACCAACGTAGCATTACGCGTTGAAGAACTAGAAGACGCCAACAAGTTCCGCGTTTCGGGTCGTGGTGAACTTCACCTTTCAGTATTAATTGAAAACATGCGTCGTGAAGGCTACGAAATGGGCATTTCTCGTCCAGAAGTAATCTTCCGTGAAGTAGATGGCCAAACTCATGAACCTTACGAAAACCTAACCGTTGACGTACCAGAAGAGTCTCAAGGGACTATTATGGAAAGATTAGGCATGCGTAAAGCCGAAATGCAAGACATGGTCATGGACGGTCACGGTCGTGTGCGCATCGACTTTATTATTCCTTCACGTGGTTTAATTGGTTTTAGAACCGAGTTTATGACCGCTACTCAAGGTAACGGATTAATTTTCTCAAGCTTCTCGCATTACGGACCTAAATTTACTGGTAACTTAGGCGACCGTCAAAACGGTGTGCTAATTTCTAACGGTACAGGTAAAGCGTTAGCATTTGCTTTATTTGGTTTGCAAGATCGTGGTCGTCTGTACATTGGTCACGGTGAAGACGCGTATGAAGGGATGATTGTTGGTTTGCACTCACGTTCAAACGATTTAACGGTTAACCCGTTAAAAGGTAAGCAGTTAACCAACATGCGTGCCTCTGGAACCGACGAAGCGCTTACTTTAGTACCGCCAATTCGTTTTACCTTAGAGCAAGCACTTGAATTTATCGATGACGATGAATTGGTTGAAGTCACGCCTTTAAGCGTGCGTATTCGTAAGAAATATTTGACTGAAAACGATCGTAAAAAGTTTTCACGTAACAAAGATTAA
- a CDS encoding DUF6691 family protein, producing MDFVKKPYQKGLVTGAFLFGIGWAMTAACPGTVPAMLGEGKIGALFTLAGLLLGTMAYGVLQSFIAQNPK from the coding sequence GTGGATTTTGTCAAAAAGCCCTATCAAAAAGGTTTAGTGACTGGCGCATTCTTATTTGGCATTGGTTGGGCCATGACCGCAGCATGCCCAGGAACGGTTCCTGCTATGCTGGGCGAAGGTAAAATTGGCGCACTGTTTACCCTGGCGGGCTTACTGCTCGGCACAATGGCCTATGGCGTACTGCAAAGTTTTATTGCTCAAAACCCAAAATAA
- a CDS encoding YeeE/YedE family protein codes for MEITVWSGWIGGLAIGLFVVLHFWLMGKPAGCSTGYGNICGLLCKRVPFYRQGEYSRPNNAKLWFLIGIPLGGLLSALGSDEPWRLSFDMGMYEAVLPQTDAAKALWLMFGGMMLGFGARLAGACTTGHALVGGAMLNPPSLLAGAVFFMSAFFTTRLLFYV; via the coding sequence ATGGAAATCACCGTATGGTCGGGCTGGATAGGCGGCTTGGCAATAGGCTTATTTGTGGTACTGCACTTTTGGCTCATGGGCAAGCCCGCGGGTTGCTCAACCGGCTATGGCAATATTTGCGGATTACTGTGCAAGCGCGTGCCATTTTACAGACAAGGCGAATACAGCCGACCTAATAATGCCAAGCTCTGGTTTTTAATTGGCATTCCGCTGGGTGGGTTGCTAAGCGCATTAGGTTCAGATGAGCCATGGCGCTTGAGCTTTGACATGGGCATGTACGAGGCGGTATTACCACAAACCGATGCCGCCAAAGCACTGTGGCTTATGTTTGGTGGAATGATGCTGGGCTTTGGTGCGCGCCTTGCCGGTGCTTGCACCACAGGCCACGCCCTGGTGGGTGGTGCCATGCTTAACCCACCCAGCCTATTGGCCGGTGCGGTATTTTTTATGAGTGCATTTTTTACCACGCGCTTACTGTTTTACGTTTAA
- a CDS encoding CHAD domain-containing protein — MDWINKIYLNPSQSDQAWSKLNCDKLFKFEAINMWHNVLIKGENIMNKHLKSLAHQVNDYLKNDNKADAKKALTVSIEKLHDLRVATRKWLAVMNPDDEMVASFKKIIQASNKVRDMDVFLWEILPTFPESWQADLVALQAGLQDSRAELNSQFKVLLETELVDELVRAKKRLVKHAHAFESAHGRHKMPFKEIEKRLKTAVKELKLLDLEDKQLHKIRLLIKRLRYQLEHFYPEEHKALALTETIQERLGLFHDQYQAMNLLDKHQSLLTPHMFEQTYAFLQHEKQRTISALRQFLTK; from the coding sequence ATGGATTGGATAAACAAAATTTATTTAAACCCATCGCAATCTGACCAGGCCTGGTCAAAGCTCAATTGTGACAAACTGTTCAAATTTGAAGCTATCAATATGTGGCACAATGTGTTAATTAAAGGGGAAAATATTATGAACAAACATTTAAAATCGTTGGCACATCAAGTGAATGATTACCTTAAAAACGACAACAAAGCCGATGCCAAAAAGGCACTCACGGTGTCGATTGAAAAGCTGCACGATTTGCGGGTGGCCACTCGCAAGTGGTTGGCGGTGATGAATCCCGACGATGAAATGGTGGCGAGTTTTAAAAAAATTATTCAAGCCAGTAATAAAGTGCGCGACATGGACGTGTTTTTATGGGAAATTTTGCCGACGTTTCCAGAATCTTGGCAAGCGGATTTAGTGGCCTTGCAAGCGGGTTTGCAAGACAGTCGAGCCGAATTAAACAGCCAGTTTAAGGTGTTGTTAGAAACCGAGTTGGTGGATGAGTTGGTGCGCGCCAAAAAGCGATTGGTCAAACATGCGCATGCATTTGAATCAGCCCACGGTCGGCATAAAATGCCGTTTAAAGAGATTGAAAAACGTTTAAAAACCGCGGTCAAAGAGCTTAAGTTGCTCGATTTAGAAGATAAACAGTTGCATAAAATTCGTCTGTTAATTAAACGTTTACGCTACCAGTTAGAGCATTTTTACCCCGAAGAGCATAAAGCGCTGGCTTTAACCGAAACCATTCAAGAGAGATTAGGGCTATTTCACGACCAATATCAAGCCATGAACCTACTTGACAAGCATCAAAGCCTATTAACCCCGCACATGTTTGAACAGACGTACGCGTTTTTGCAACACGAGAAACAGCGCACCATTAGTGCGCTGCGCCAGTTTCTAACTAAGTAG
- a CDS encoding vitamin B12 dependent-methionine synthase activation domain-containing protein: MATVKGDVHDIGKNIVGVVLQCNNFEVIDLGVMVPAEKILDTAIAVGANVIGLSGLITPSLEEMVNVAKLMKERGMNLPLLIGGATTSKAHTAVKIEPQYDHPVVYVKDASRAVGVAQSLISHDLKADFAANIRKEYELLREERKARAKEVKRIPINKARENPALTDQAWLDYTPIKPSFLGRKVLDNFPLETLVERFDWSPFFQSWELHGLYPRILNDHVVGVEARKVFADAQAMLKQIIEEKWLTARAVFGFYPANRVGDDVEVYSDETRSEVIHVFYHLRQQAEKKRGGANNCLADFVASKASGVADYIGLFAVTAGVGIDEHVARFEADHDDYNAIMLKALADRFAEAFAETLHEIVRKEAWGYAADEALSNDDLIHERYQGIRPAPGYPACPEHSEKGTIWSLLEPDKLIGLEITESFAMTPTAAVSGSYFAHPEARYFGVGSLGRDQVEDYAHRKGWSIEKAETWLAPNLGYDPEDFAA, encoded by the coding sequence ATGGCCACCGTAAAAGGCGACGTGCACGACATTGGTAAAAACATTGTGGGCGTGGTATTGCAATGCAATAACTTTGAGGTGATTGACCTGGGCGTGATGGTTCCGGCCGAAAAAATATTGGATACCGCTATTGCCGTGGGCGCCAACGTGATTGGGCTGTCTGGCTTAATTACTCCGTCGCTTGAAGAAATGGTCAACGTCGCCAAATTAATGAAAGAGCGCGGCATGAACTTACCGCTGTTGATTGGTGGCGCGACCACCTCTAAAGCGCACACCGCCGTTAAAATTGAACCACAATACGACCACCCTGTGGTGTATGTAAAAGACGCATCACGCGCGGTGGGCGTGGCACAAAGCTTAATTTCGCACGATTTAAAAGCCGATTTTGCCGCCAATATTCGCAAAGAATACGAGCTATTGCGTGAGGAACGCAAAGCCCGCGCCAAAGAGGTTAAACGCATTCCCATTAACAAAGCACGCGAAAACCCCGCGCTAACCGACCAGGCCTGGTTAGATTACACCCCCATTAAACCCAGTTTTTTAGGGCGTAAAGTGTTGGATAATTTTCCACTCGAGACCTTGGTAGAACGCTTTGACTGGTCGCCATTTTTTCAATCGTGGGAGTTGCACGGCTTGTATCCGCGCATTTTAAACGACCATGTAGTGGGCGTTGAAGCGCGTAAAGTCTTTGCCGATGCGCAGGCGATGCTGAAACAAATTATTGAAGAAAAATGGCTCACCGCGCGTGCGGTCTTCGGTTTTTACCCGGCCAACCGTGTGGGCGACGACGTTGAAGTCTACAGCGACGAAACTCGCTCTGAGGTGATTCATGTGTTTTATCACCTGCGCCAACAGGCCGAGAAAAAACGCGGCGGCGCCAACAATTGTTTGGCCGACTTCGTAGCCTCAAAAGCCTCAGGCGTAGCCGACTACATTGGCTTATTTGCCGTCACCGCAGGCGTTGGCATTGACGAGCACGTCGCGCGCTTTGAAGCCGATCACGACGACTACAACGCTATTATGCTCAAAGCCTTAGCCGACCGGTTTGCCGAGGCGTTTGCCGAAACCTTGCATGAAATTGTTCGTAAAGAGGCTTGGGGATACGCCGCCGATGAAGCGTTGAGTAACGACGATTTAATTCACGAACGCTACCAAGGCATTCGCCCCGCACCGGGTTACCCTGCGTGCCCAGAGCACAGCGAAAAAGGCACCATTTGGAGCTTGCTGGAACCCGATAAACTGATTGGGTTAGAGATAACCGAAAGTTTTGCCATGACACCGACCGCAGCAGTGTCGGGCAGTTATTTTGCCCACCCCGAAGCGCGCTATTTTGGTGTAGGCTCGTTAGGTCGTGACCAGGTTGAAGACTACGCGCACCGCAAAGGTTGGAGCATTGAAAAAGCCGAAACCTGGTTAGCACCCAATCTAGGGTACGATCCAGAAGATTTTGCGGCGTAG
- the trmA gene encoding tRNA (uridine(54)-C5)-methyltransferase TrmA has product MLCQVFPELYDQQLSDKVARLNALIPALPPHTDVFASAKSHYRARAEFSIWHQGPQSDYIMFDTDTKQKVIIQRCPMVSESISDLMPKLMQLIMQNELLRTRLFEIDFLSTLSGQMLVTLIYRKPIEDDQAWLNAAQVLKQQLPITHIIGRGRKQKLLLDADYVVETLQVDGHDFIYQQIENSFTQPNAQVAQSMLHWARKMSQQTTGDLLELYCGNGHFSIALAEHYPRVLATEISRSSVTSAQFNLAANGVSNVTVLKMAAEDVSSALAGQTFKRMGDVSLDDYDFKTILVDPPRSGLDDLTRQMVTQFEFILYISCNSDTLAFDLQHILLTHDVVASALFDQFPYSHHIESGVFLKRKKAVEDNT; this is encoded by the coding sequence ATGCTTTGCCAAGTGTTTCCCGAACTGTACGACCAGCAATTAAGCGATAAAGTAGCACGATTAAACGCGCTTATTCCGGCGCTGCCACCGCATACCGACGTGTTTGCCTCGGCCAAAAGTCATTATCGCGCGCGCGCCGAATTTAGCATTTGGCACCAAGGGCCGCAAAGCGATTACATTATGTTTGACACCGACACCAAGCAAAAGGTCATTATTCAGCGCTGCCCGATGGTGAGCGAGTCGATTAGCGATTTAATGCCCAAGCTGATGCAGCTAATTATGCAAAACGAGTTGCTGCGCACACGGCTGTTTGAGATTGATTTTTTATCGACCTTAAGCGGACAAATGTTGGTCACGCTTATTTATCGCAAGCCCATTGAAGATGACCAGGCCTGGTTAAATGCCGCGCAAGTCTTAAAACAACAACTGCCCATTACTCACATTATTGGACGGGGGCGCAAACAAAAATTGTTGCTGGACGCCGATTACGTGGTCGAAACCTTGCAGGTCGATGGCCACGATTTTATTTATCAGCAAATTGAAAACAGCTTTACCCAACCTAACGCCCAAGTGGCGCAAAGCATGTTGCATTGGGCGCGTAAAATGTCGCAACAAACCACCGGCGATTTACTGGAGCTGTATTGCGGCAACGGCCATTTTTCGATTGCCTTGGCCGAACATTATCCGCGCGTGCTGGCCACTGAAATCTCTCGCAGTTCCGTGACCTCGGCGCAGTTTAATTTGGCCGCCAATGGGGTCAGCAACGTGACCGTGCTTAAAATGGCCGCCGAAGACGTGTCGAGTGCGTTGGCTGGGCAGACGTTTAAGCGCATGGGCGATGTGTCGTTAGACGATTACGATTTTAAAACCATTTTGGTCGATCCGCCGCGCTCAGGCCTGGATGATTTAACCCGTCAAATGGTGACTCAGTTTGAGTTTATTTTGTATATTTCGTGTAATTCAGACACCTTGGCGTTTGATTTGCAGCACATTTTACTTACGCACGACGTGGTGGCCAGCGCGTTGTTTGATCAGTTTCCGTACAGTCATCACATTGAGTCGGGCGTGTTTTTAAAACGTAAAAAAGCAGTTGAGGATAACACATGA
- a CDS encoding sulfite exporter TauE/SafE family protein — MILAWMGALVIGITLGLLGSGGSILTVPVLTYLVGQEIKVAIAGSLMIVGIISLFSVIPYARQGLVKWRTVVVFGVPGMVGAMAGAWGAHFVSDAAQMLVFASLLIIASYLMFKPVALPEGAAVPKERAVANIALDGLVVGAVTGLVGVGGGFLIIPALVLLGGLSMRLAVGTSLMIIAIKSFAGFVGYIPVLEALNLQVDWHIIGIFSVIGIVGGWLGHKISSRINQNTLKQGFAVFLVLMGAFILYEHVPTLF, encoded by the coding sequence ATGATTTTGGCTTGGATGGGCGCATTGGTGATTGGCATTACCCTGGGGTTACTGGGTTCGGGTGGCTCGATTTTGACCGTGCCGGTGCTTACCTATCTGGTGGGGCAAGAGATTAAAGTCGCCATTGCCGGTTCGTTAATGATTGTGGGAATTATCAGTCTGTTTTCGGTGATTCCGTACGCCCGACAAGGCCTGGTAAAGTGGCGCACGGTGGTGGTATTTGGTGTGCCTGGCATGGTGGGCGCTATGGCTGGAGCCTGGGGCGCGCACTTTGTGAGCGACGCGGCGCAAATGTTGGTGTTTGCCAGTTTGCTCATTATCGCCTCGTATTTAATGTTTAAACCTGTGGCGTTGCCCGAGGGTGCTGCGGTGCCCAAAGAGCGTGCTGTGGCTAACATTGCCCTGGATGGTTTGGTGGTGGGCGCGGTGACCGGTCTGGTGGGTGTGGGCGGCGGGTTTTTGATTATTCCGGCGTTGGTGTTGCTGGGCGGTTTGTCGATGCGCTTGGCGGTTGGCACCAGTTTGATGATTATTGCGATTAAATCGTTTGCCGGGTTTGTGGGTTATATTCCGGTGTTAGAGGCGCTTAATTTGCAGGTCGATTGGCACATTATTGGTATTTTTTCGGTCATTGGGATTGTGGGCGGCTGGTTGGGGCATAAAATCAGCAGTCGCATTAACCAAAACACCTTAAAGCAAGGCTTTGCGGTGTTTCTGGTGTTAATGGGCGCGTTTATTTTGTACGAGCATGTGCCCACATTGTTTTAA